The region TTCACATGCAGTTATGAATGCATAAAAACTTAATTTATGGGGTGAGAGAAATGATACCCCAGGGAAGTGGGACTTTGAAGATAAAATATTTTGCATTGATTTTAGCCCTTTCCACAATCCTGCTGGGCAAGGACATGGTCATAAAGGATACACAGGTGCTCCTCAGCACCGTCAATACGCCTTTCTATTTCCCTGCCTACACCATGGATGGGGAATCAATATTATTGACTCAAAATGCCTATACTGGACTCTGGATATTAAACAGGTCCTCAGAAGAACTGCGCCAGATCACCAGCGTTCAGGGTGCTGGATATCAGCCCCGTAGTCTGTCTGATGGAACTGTCATCTATCGCCAGGATGACTATCAGAAGGGCAGAAAATTCACCTCCCTTTACAAAGCTGATGCATCAGGCAATCACCTCATTGCAGAGGGAGCTAGGTTCGTATCACCGGCCAACATGGTTGACCATCGAATGCTCTATTTAATTGACGAAACACCAACCATCCTCAATGCCATCACCGGCCAGCGCGAGAGGAATCTGGCAGATTATACAACCATCCTAAATGACAAGCTCTCCATAAAGCTATTCAAGGCGGGTGTTCAAACTATCCTGGCTCCACAGGGCCAGGGTAATTACATCTGGTCTGAATTATCTCCATCTGGTGATATGGTGGTATATACTATGACCGGACAGGGAACTTTTGTATGTGATCTTGACGGGAAAATTATTGCTGAACTGGGGGATGCCCATGCGGCACAATGGTCACCTGATGGTAAATACATCGTCTACATGCAAGATCTGGATGACGGTAGTCAATATACTGAATCAGAGATATGGATTGTATCCTATGATGGCCAGCATGCCTGGAAAATCACTGATACCCCCGACATTATTGAGATGTATCCTCAATGGGCACCTGACGGACAGCACGTGATTTATCATTCTCTCCAGGGTGAAATTATGGAAACCTCATTTGAGATTGTGGAGTAGGCGCAATGATGAAAAAGATATTTCTGCTGGCAATGATTGCCTCAATGGTTTTCGCACAGGATCTGACAGGTGTAAGAATCTGTATTGATCCAGGACACTCTGGACATGAAGGTGATGATCGATTTATTGAAGCAACTGGATTTTGGGAGTCTGAATCGAACTTGACCAAGGGGTTGGAACTGAGGAG is a window of Candidatus Neomarinimicrobiota bacterium DNA encoding:
- a CDS encoding PD40 domain-containing protein, which produces MHKNLIYGVREMIPQGSGTLKIKYFALILALSTILLGKDMVIKDTQVLLSTVNTPFYFPAYTMDGESILLTQNAYTGLWILNRSSEELRQITSVQGAGYQPRSLSDGTVIYRQDDYQKGRKFTSLYKADASGNHLIAEGARFVSPANMVDHRMLYLIDETPTILNAITGQRERNLADYTTILNDKLSIKLFKAGVQTILAPQGQGNYIWSELSPSGDMVVYTMTGQGTFVCDLDGKIIAELGDAHAAQWSPDGKYIVYMQDLDDGSQYTESEIWIVSYDGQHAWKITDTPDIIEMYPQWAPDGQHVIYHSLQGEIMETSFEIVE